A genomic segment from Pseudanabaena sp. FACHB-2040 encodes:
- a CDS encoding rhomboid family intramembrane serine protease — protein sequence MVPVKDYNPINTTPYVTYGLIALNILIFIYELTLPSYSLLGFFRTWAVVPAELSTSFATGVSAVNIEEWLTLVSAQFLHGGFLHVAGNMLYLWIFGNNVEDRLGHVKFLIFYLLCGTIAGLAQWFFAPFSEVPSLGASGAIAGVMGAYIFRFPDVRILTIVPLGPFPFPVRIPAIFYLGIWFLQQAAYGVASLEAPTNIGMENGGVAYWAHAGGFVIGALLGPLFGLFRGQDNTIPVEIAESEQPNP from the coding sequence TTGGTCCCCGTCAAAGACTACAATCCCATTAACACGACGCCCTACGTCACCTATGGGCTGATTGCGCTCAATATTTTGATTTTTATCTACGAGCTAACGCTGCCCTCTTACTCCCTGCTAGGTTTCTTTAGAACTTGGGCTGTGGTGCCTGCGGAGCTATCGACCAGCTTTGCCACTGGAGTTTCGGCAGTCAATATCGAAGAGTGGCTAACACTGGTGTCGGCGCAGTTTCTCCACGGCGGCTTTTTGCATGTTGCTGGCAACATGCTTTATCTATGGATTTTCGGCAACAACGTCGAAGATCGGTTGGGACACGTCAAGTTTTTGATTTTCTATCTGCTCTGCGGCACGATTGCAGGGCTGGCTCAGTGGTTCTTTGCGCCTTTTTCTGAAGTGCCTTCACTGGGGGCGAGTGGTGCGATCGCAGGGGTGATGGGGGCCTACATTTTCCGGTTCCCCGATGTTCGCATTCTGACGATTGTGCCGCTGGGTCCATTCCCCTTTCCTGTGCGGATTCCGGCAATTTTCTACCTGGGCATCTGGTTTCTGCAGCAGGCGGCCTATGGGGTAGCAAGTCTTGAGGCTCCTACCAATATCGGTATGGAAAACGGCGGTGTTGCCTACTGGGCGCACGCAGGCGGCTTTGTAATTGGAGCGTTACTGGGGCCGCTCTTTGGTCTGTTTAGAGGCCAAGATAATACCATTCCGGTTGAAATTGCTGAGTCGGAACAGCCAAACCCCTAG
- a CDS encoding DUF5615 family PIN-like protein, producing MTENRRDFVRLHGQLTAHAGIIVCSKNLDWDNYAANIHKLLKGKDTIAGELIRVTRPSL from the coding sequence ATTACTGAAAATCGCCGTGATTTTGTTCGCCTGCATGGACAACTGACTGCGCATGCAGGCATTATTGTCTGCTCCAAAAATCTTGATTGGGACAACTACGCAGCCAACATTCATAAGCTACTCAAAGGCAAAGACACAATTGCTGGCGAGCTTATTCGAGTGACACGTCCTAGCCTGTAA
- a CDS encoding DUF5615 family PIN-like protein, which produces MLRLYADEQFPLPVVQRLRAIEYDLLTVQEAGQANQRVPDEEVLQFAIQENRAALLKIAVILFACMDN; this is translated from the coding sequence GTGCTTCGCCTATATGCAGACGAGCAGTTTCCGCTTCCCGTCGTGCAGCGTCTACGAGCCATTGAATATGACTTACTAACGGTTCAAGAAGCAGGCCAAGCAAACCAGCGAGTTCCTGATGAAGAAGTCCTACAGTTCGCAATTCAGGAAAATCGGGCCGCATTACTGAAAATCGCCGTGATTTTGTTCGCCTGCATGGACAACTGA
- a CDS encoding DUF433 domain-containing protein — protein MTLQDLQPYLLALSPAEKAQAVQLLVQSLSGTWTGIEKSPGVVGGDACIVGTRIPVWDLVHYRRLGASDAQILEAYPQLTATDLANAWAYDTVFTDEVEAAIRQNEAA, from the coding sequence ATGACCCTTCAAGACCTACAGCCGTATCTGCTCGCCTTGTCCCCCGCAGAAAAGGCTCAGGCAGTGCAGCTTCTAGTTCAAAGTCTCAGCGGTACCTGGACAGGCATCGAGAAGTCACCGGGTGTGGTTGGTGGCGACGCCTGCATTGTAGGAACTCGTATTCCCGTCTGGGATTTGGTTCACTACCGGCGTCTAGGCGCAAGTGACGCCCAAATTTTAGAAGCTTATCCACAATTGACAGCAACAGACCTGGCTAACGCCTGGGCTTATGACACCGTCTTCACGGATGAAGTTGAAGCAGCCATTCGCCAAAATGAGGCAGCGTAG
- a CDS encoding helix-turn-helix transcriptional regulator, translating to MARVGKALKQVLEMYGISQNKLAMTMGVARPNVNRWVLEQRDPAGDIIFEIKEALRQLNPEAAETFVQLYLGNCDNLE from the coding sequence ATGGCGCGTGTGGGAAAAGCTCTTAAGCAGGTTTTGGAAATGTACGGCATCAGCCAGAACAAGCTGGCGATGACAATGGGCGTAGCTCGGCCCAACGTAAACCGCTGGGTACTAGAACAACGCGACCCAGCGGGCGACATCATATTTGAAATCAAAGAAGCCCTGCGGCAACTCAACCCCGAAGCCGCCGAAACCTTTGTACAGCTCTACCTAGGCAACTGCGACAATCTCGAATAG
- a CDS encoding peptide ABC transporter substrate-binding protein, with the protein MQKTHLQRMWQHFSLPTPQTPLPLPQHLSPPPSTFSSPLTPHCDGPWPVSDHREPVRILVVGTAHGIDTIVHTLYAKGFAHISEWSRLMPHSPGKLMRILTRYVRLD; encoded by the coding sequence TTGCAGAAAACCCATCTCCAGAGGATGTGGCAGCATTTCTCACTTCCGACCCCTCAGACACCACTCCCACTGCCCCAACACCTTTCTCCTCCCCCCTCAACTTTCTCCTCCCCCCTCACTCCTCACTGCGATGGCCCTTGGCCAGTCTCTGACCATCGCGAACCCGTTCGCATCCTTGTAGTCGGCACTGCCCACGGCATTGATACCATCGTCCATACCCTCTATGCCAAAGGCTTTGCTCACATCAGCGAGTGGAGCCGCCTCATGCCCCACAGCCCCGGCAAGCTCATGCGTATCCTCACCCGCTACGTGCGATTGGATTAG
- a CDS encoding LamG-like jellyroll fold domain-containing protein, with translation MVRTLVDFTFDSLQLSNPDGSLATPIRHSAAADVGGSLTTLVQSATVTDGPRMTPLGNYPKAVDMGKNGRASVQVAGLAVDFRQFTLRVVFQANGPVDQRQNLIESNRLPFALFLTPRAGTTDFDLVASVAPKAHGWQAATSQFATGLKVNQWYTADLVYDIDTVALFVDGRIVSVHAFPQGRIEPLAGSDLYIGTWVDGQRNHFDGKFAAVQWLAGIPKDLEAALDERREHPEWFITHKLESLRATHNLGAAASALTYDQAIDAYVQRYDKGALMYHDGIGAAFEIHGSIYTQYQAMPNRTALGYLVSDEEKATNPNGRKSIFSKGAIYWSSNTGAVPVLGQIYLDYEALGESRALGFPTKAAQRIAGGLEQEFQNCRMYFKDSDTNAHEVHGNILTKYLTLGGPSKWGFPITNESDVRKNGAVVGKFSEFEHCTVYWSGQTGTFEVHGDIRRKYLDLGGPAGELGFPTSDEKDIPGASPGRHNTFQTGSLLWYGSGSSIIIARPFKVFIGRIDTDETEGWGMGQNDIYVKVTLQEGSSTLYSKRHPSDGDFGNKNIIDLNLTIPNVITPNVNKTVTLTVDVWDADPGNDDHIGTWTKVLNMANAWGLRENGGILNSGAFSRINAIMASVKPQVNINSLSETEKFWGVVNRGTDNLSYSQYASAFSDVDSEAEWWDATDWLEKAFYELVVKDLAENGNCFGMSLEAIYARKNSSLFSLPLNRFTDWNTVRPELNVKHCYQVGASAIWWFMKEFVTGNTHDPKDVFNRTRAEFNRGNHPVLCVAQNYNFSGAPHCILPVGWDSSTKPWKMTICDPIFPNQLRTLTVNPDDNTFEYMGDSTYRGGAWSGGRLHYMPFSALNTAPRTPIWDAILLILSGTILILGDDAETASITDLNGNDINAFGSRATSQLQNGRPLNGYFVGFKGYDQSQGKGTVAGELLMRMNPTNNNVVLGAGAVSPAVLSHLALGELADSRGLRAIRDAVRNDPLPTELIEARTLHRVVNDPAVLESLQPATREMLVNAVQANRLGDFRHEVRGVRDGQFRYALKQGLNQFLMTSGMATAEQTEVTCKDMDTSKNMLQVKPDRDKLMQMEIDQKLGVGRDRIKVKINQLPGSRDRNLQFNLRPGLGGIDVMPASDRVDAQVEVEANINGSTIRRRFNVPMEGGTRLKVSTMLSDNVLEVSNIDQVFGPSRQVRMIQDQT, from the coding sequence ATGGTAAGAACACTCGTTGACTTTACGTTTGACAGCCTTCAGCTCTCCAATCCTGATGGCTCTCTGGCAACCCCCATTCGACACTCAGCCGCAGCCGATGTAGGTGGCTCTCTGACCACCCTGGTGCAGTCCGCAACCGTCACAGATGGCCCTAGAATGACCCCTCTGGGCAACTATCCCAAAGCCGTTGACATGGGCAAAAACGGGCGGGCATCGGTGCAGGTAGCAGGCCTGGCCGTTGATTTTCGCCAATTCACTCTGCGCGTTGTGTTCCAGGCCAATGGCCCAGTTGACCAACGCCAAAACCTGATTGAATCAAACCGGCTGCCCTTTGCTCTATTTCTAACGCCCCGGGCAGGAACAACCGATTTCGATCTGGTGGCTTCCGTTGCCCCCAAAGCCCACGGGTGGCAAGCAGCAACCAGCCAGTTTGCGACAGGTCTTAAGGTAAACCAGTGGTACACCGCCGATCTGGTGTACGACATCGACACGGTGGCGCTGTTTGTAGACGGGCGCATCGTATCGGTTCACGCCTTTCCCCAAGGGCGCATAGAGCCTTTGGCGGGCTCTGACCTATACATTGGCACCTGGGTCGATGGCCAGCGCAACCACTTTGACGGCAAATTTGCTGCTGTTCAGTGGCTGGCGGGCATTCCCAAGGATTTAGAGGCCGCCCTGGACGAGCGCCGGGAACACCCCGAATGGTTTATCACCCACAAGCTAGAGTCTCTCCGCGCAACCCATAACCTGGGAGCCGCCGCCAGCGCCCTCACCTATGACCAGGCCATTGACGCCTACGTGCAGCGCTACGACAAGGGTGCCCTGATGTATCACGACGGCATTGGGGCCGCCTTTGAGATCCATGGCAGTATCTACACTCAGTACCAGGCTATGCCCAATCGCACGGCGTTGGGCTACCTGGTCAGCGACGAGGAAAAAGCAACCAACCCCAATGGACGCAAGAGCATCTTTTCGAAAGGAGCGATCTACTGGTCTAGCAACACCGGCGCAGTGCCTGTGCTCGGCCAGATTTACCTAGACTACGAAGCGCTGGGAGAGTCCCGGGCGCTGGGGTTCCCTACTAAAGCAGCCCAACGGATTGCGGGTGGCCTGGAGCAGGAATTTCAGAATTGCCGCATGTACTTCAAAGACAGCGACACCAACGCCCACGAAGTCCACGGCAACATTCTGACCAAGTATTTAACCCTGGGCGGTCCTAGCAAATGGGGCTTTCCCATCACCAATGAATCAGACGTGAGAAAGAACGGTGCCGTGGTGGGCAAGTTCTCCGAGTTTGAGCACTGCACCGTGTATTGGAGCGGTCAAACCGGAACGTTTGAAGTGCATGGCGATATTCGCCGGAAGTATCTAGATTTAGGCGGCCCGGCCGGAGAACTAGGCTTCCCCACCTCCGACGAAAAGGACATTCCAGGGGCCTCTCCAGGCCGCCATAACACCTTTCAAACGGGCAGCTTGCTCTGGTACGGCAGCGGGTCGTCCATCATTATTGCTCGTCCCTTCAAGGTCTTTATTGGCCGCATTGACACCGATGAAACCGAAGGGTGGGGCATGGGTCAAAACGACATTTATGTCAAAGTTACGCTGCAGGAAGGAAGCAGCACGCTCTACAGCAAACGGCATCCCTCCGATGGTGATTTCGGCAACAAAAACATCATTGACCTCAACCTCACGATTCCCAACGTCATCACGCCCAACGTCAACAAAACCGTGACGCTGACGGTAGACGTGTGGGACGCTGACCCCGGCAACGATGACCATATTGGCACCTGGACTAAAGTGCTCAATATGGCCAACGCTTGGGGCCTGCGGGAAAATGGCGGCATTTTGAACTCAGGCGCTTTTAGCAGGATCAACGCCATCATGGCTTCGGTGAAGCCGCAGGTAAATATCAATAGCCTGTCGGAGACTGAGAAGTTTTGGGGTGTGGTGAACCGGGGTACTGATAACCTGTCTTATTCGCAGTACGCCAGTGCCTTTTCTGACGTGGATAGCGAAGCCGAATGGTGGGACGCAACGGATTGGCTAGAAAAAGCTTTTTATGAGCTGGTGGTTAAAGACCTGGCGGAAAACGGCAACTGCTTTGGCATGTCGCTAGAGGCGATTTATGCCCGCAAAAATTCGAGCCTGTTTTCGCTGCCGCTGAACCGCTTTACTGATTGGAATACGGTGCGGCCTGAGCTCAACGTGAAGCATTGCTATCAAGTGGGGGCCAGCGCCATTTGGTGGTTTATGAAGGAGTTTGTCACCGGCAATACTCACGATCCGAAGGACGTATTTAACCGCACACGGGCGGAGTTTAATCGGGGCAATCATCCGGTGCTGTGTGTGGCCCAAAACTACAACTTCAGTGGCGCACCTCACTGCATTTTGCCGGTGGGCTGGGACAGCAGCACCAAGCCCTGGAAGATGACCATTTGCGATCCTATCTTCCCTAACCAACTGCGGACGCTGACGGTCAACCCCGATGACAACACCTTTGAGTACATGGGGGATAGCACGTACCGCGGCGGGGCTTGGAGTGGCGGACGGCTGCACTATATGCCTTTTAGCGCGCTCAACACGGCTCCACGCACGCCCATCTGGGACGCTATTCTGCTGATTCTGTCGGGTACGATTCTGATTTTGGGTGACGATGCCGAAACCGCCAGCATCACTGACTTGAATGGCAACGACATCAATGCGTTTGGCAGTCGCGCCACTAGTCAGCTGCAAAATGGTCGCCCGCTCAACGGCTACTTTGTAGGCTTTAAGGGCTATGACCAGTCTCAGGGCAAGGGCACGGTGGCAGGTGAACTGCTGATGCGCATGAACCCAACGAACAACAACGTGGTGCTAGGGGCAGGCGCAGTTTCCCCAGCAGTTCTCTCCCACCTGGCATTAGGGGAACTGGCAGACAGCCGGGGTCTGCGCGCAATTCGGGACGCAGTGCGCAACGACCCCTTGCCCACTGAGCTAATCGAAGCTCGGACGCTGCATCGGGTCGTGAACGATCCGGCGGTGCTCGAAAGCCTGCAGCCCGCGACCCGCGAAATGTTAGTCAATGCTGTGCAGGCAAATCGGCTAGGAGACTTCCGACATGAGGTGCGCGGGGTGCGCGATGGTCAGTTCCGCTATGCCCTCAAGCAGGGGCTAAACCAGTTCCTGATGACTTCGGGGATGGCAACAGCCGAGCAAACGGAAGTCACCTGTAAGGACATGGACACCAGCAAAAATATGCTCCAAGTGAAGCCCGATCGCGACAAGCTGATGCAAATGGAGATTGATCAAAAGCTGGGGGTTGGCCGCGATCGCATCAAGGTTAAGATCAACCAGCTGCCGGGCAGTCGCGATCGCAACTTGCAGTTCAATCTGCGCCCCGGTCTAGGCGGCATTGATGTAATGCCCGCTAGCGATCGGGTGGATGCCCAGGTCGAGGTGGAAGCCAACATCAACGGCTCAACCATTCGGCGGCGGTTTAATGTCCCGATGGAGGGCGGCACCCGTTTGAAGGTGTCTACCATGCTCTCTGACAACGTTCTAGAGGTCTCAAACATTGACCAGGTGTTTGGCCCGTCGCGGCAGGTACGGATGATTCAAGATCAGACCTAG